One part of the Bacillus sp. FJAT-27916 genome encodes these proteins:
- a CDS encoding sigma-54 interaction domain-containing protein encodes MSTLLPNIQSVTKSDIVFLEWQQSNALEIGDLSTKPPILWTKSPQEEFFYYNHCYAAETAISSRLPWIKTQLISKDTPLHIVIPLLSDHEIVLVEDKNTVIGYVKSGDLLEKIFETYQHLYAYYETILETTDNAISIINHEEKMIAWTSSAEYIFNIPREEIIGKPATDFFALEMLQSLKTLRTGESVYRIQHQPREHIFVLINSNPVIHKDRIIGAVSAETDITSQILLQQELIHMSSKLIDLQNKVSKLTPSEDPFIHIVSRSQSIKNMIEMVKKVSTTRTPVLLTGESGVGKEVFSKAIHDCSEERHGPFIAINCGAIPPSLFESELFGYEGGAFSGSNPKGKKGKFELANGGTLLLDEIGEISLDMQVKLLRVIEEKTYYQVGGTKTWSVNCRIIAATNQNLERMIEEGTFRKDLYYRLQVISLDIPPLRKRKEDLFELIQTFLHEFSVTHHQHIKHFPDDVFQALLNYDWPGNIRELRNTIERLVIFSIDGEIKKEHLPNSILRHAQTALSTIEEEPNSPFQAKLDAFERKLILEQLQQVHGNKNKLAKKLGISRATLYNKMNRLNI; translated from the coding sequence ATGAGCACTCTTTTGCCAAATATTCAAAGCGTGACAAAATCCGACATTGTATTCCTTGAATGGCAGCAATCAAACGCGCTAGAAATCGGTGACTTATCCACTAAACCTCCCATTCTATGGACAAAGTCCCCTCAAGAAGAATTTTTCTATTATAACCATTGCTATGCAGCTGAAACAGCTATATCTTCTCGACTTCCATGGATAAAGACTCAGCTCATCAGCAAGGATACACCCTTACATATCGTCATCCCTCTTTTATCAGACCATGAAATTGTACTCGTCGAGGATAAAAACACCGTCATTGGATACGTAAAAAGCGGTGATCTGTTAGAGAAAATTTTTGAAACCTATCAACACCTATATGCTTACTATGAAACGATCCTCGAAACAACTGACAATGCTATATCCATCATCAATCACGAAGAAAAAATGATTGCCTGGACCTCCTCTGCAGAATATATCTTCAACATTCCCAGGGAAGAGATAATCGGAAAACCCGCCACTGATTTCTTTGCATTGGAAATGCTCCAATCATTAAAAACCCTCCGAACCGGAGAGTCCGTTTACCGAATTCAGCATCAGCCAAGGGAACATATATTTGTTCTCATTAATTCAAATCCGGTTATCCATAAAGATCGCATTATCGGTGCCGTTTCTGCAGAAACCGATATTACCTCTCAAATTCTCTTACAACAGGAACTCATCCATATGTCTAGCAAACTCATTGATTTACAAAATAAAGTATCAAAGCTAACCCCTTCAGAGGACCCTTTTATCCATATCGTAAGCCGCAGCCAATCTATTAAAAATATGATTGAAATGGTTAAAAAGGTCAGCACCACAAGAACTCCTGTCTTACTCACAGGCGAAAGTGGTGTCGGCAAGGAGGTATTCTCCAAAGCTATTCACGACTGCAGTGAGGAAAGGCACGGTCCCTTTATTGCCATCAACTGCGGAGCTATACCGCCATCCTTATTTGAGAGTGAATTATTCGGCTATGAAGGAGGCGCATTTTCAGGGTCCAACCCTAAAGGCAAAAAGGGAAAATTCGAATTGGCCAACGGAGGCACATTACTCCTCGATGAAATTGGCGAAATCTCATTAGACATGCAGGTGAAGCTGCTCCGTGTTATTGAGGAGAAGACGTATTATCAAGTAGGCGGAACGAAAACATGGAGTGTCAATTGCAGAATTATTGCTGCAACCAACCAAAACCTTGAGAGGATGATAGAGGAAGGCACATTCCGTAAGGATCTCTATTATAGGCTGCAGGTCATCTCCCTTGATATCCCTCCGCTGCGCAAACGAAAAGAAGATCTATTCGAACTAATTCAGACCTTTTTACATGAATTCTCTGTGACCCATCATCAGCACATCAAACATTTCCCTGATGATGTCTTTCAAGCATTATTAAACTATGACTGGCCTGGCAACATAAGAGAGCTGAGAAATACAATCGAACGCCTAGTTATCTTCTCTATCGATGGTGAAATCAAAAAAGAGCATCTTCCGAACTCAATCCTAAGGCATGCACAAACTGCCCTTTCTACAATTGAAGAAGAACCTAACTCCCCCTTTCAAGCAAAATTGGACGCCTTTGAAAGAAAGCTGATCTTAGAGCAATTGCAGCAGGTCCACGGCAACAAAAACAAGCTCGCAAAAAAATTAGGTATCTCCAGGGCTACGCTCTACAATAAAATGAATCGGTTGAATATATAG
- the opp3b gene encoding oligopeptide ABC transporter permease produces MVRYISQRIIYAFLTFFLIATFSFYLMQTLPGSPFNDAKLSPDQRERLYEKYGLDEPVSYQYFKYMTNIFKGDLGVSFQFDGRPVMNIFAERLGPSAQLGIQALVLGTIVGVVIGIIAALRHNSFIDYGVMILSVAGIAIPSFVFAGFLQYWIGVKLNWLPVAMWNGFEYTILPTLTLAVSIVAVIARYMRTEMLEVINQDYLLTAEAKGLSGWAIVIRHCIRNAIIPVITILGPLLVSLMTGSLVIEKIFGIPGIGEQFVKSIMTNDYPVIMGTTLLYSALFIIATLIVDILYGLIDPRIRLMDGGK; encoded by the coding sequence ATGGTACGGTACATATCACAAAGAATCATTTATGCATTTTTAACATTTTTTCTTATTGCAACATTCTCTTTTTACCTCATGCAGACTTTGCCCGGTTCGCCATTTAATGATGCGAAATTAAGTCCTGACCAAAGAGAGAGGCTTTATGAAAAGTATGGCTTAGATGAACCAGTTTCCTATCAGTATTTTAAATATATGACGAATATTTTCAAGGGAGATCTAGGAGTATCATTTCAATTTGATGGACGCCCTGTCATGAATATATTTGCGGAACGGCTTGGTCCTTCAGCACAGCTTGGTATCCAGGCCTTAGTGCTGGGGACCATTGTAGGCGTTGTCATTGGAATTATTGCCGCTTTAAGGCATAATTCCTTTATCGATTATGGCGTGATGATCTTATCGGTCGCAGGAATTGCTATTCCATCCTTTGTTTTTGCCGGATTCCTGCAATATTGGATTGGCGTGAAGTTAAATTGGCTTCCTGTCGCCATGTGGAATGGGTTCGAGTATACGATTTTGCCGACACTAACCTTGGCCGTATCGATTGTTGCCGTCATAGCCAGATATATGAGGACAGAAATGCTTGAGGTTATCAATCAAGATTATTTGTTGACTGCTGAAGCAAAGGGGCTGTCAGGGTGGGCGATTGTCATTCGTCATTGTATTCGTAATGCCATTATCCCCGTTATTACGATATTAGGTCCTTTATTAGTCAGTTTAATGACAGGTTCATTAGTCATTGAAAAAATCTTTGGCATTCCCGGAATTGGGGAACAATTTGTTAAATCGATCATGACCAATGATTACCCTGTCATCATGGGGACTACCTTGCTATATAGCGCATTATTCATTATCGCAACGCTCATTGTCGATATTCTATATGGACTAATCGATCCAAGAATTCGCTTAATGGATGGAGGGAAATGA